In the Pseudonocardia sediminis genome, CCGGATCCCGGAAGACGTCGAGACCCTGCTGGTCCGGGTAGCCGGGCAGTAGCGCGCGCGCTCCCGTGAACACGAGCAGTTGCACCCGGTACGAGCCGCCGGAGGCTACGTGCAGGCAGCCCGGGAGATCTGGCACGAGGTCGCTCCTGCTGGTGGCGACGATGCCGAGCTCTTTCACCTGGGACGACGTGAGCGTCGAGCACGGGTCCGTCGACCGGATGTCGAAGGACCTCGGTCGGGGAGGAAAGGGATCAGCCGCAGCGTCGGCGCCGGCCTCGGAGCGTGCGCCGCAGCCGGCCGACAGCAGCAGCGCTGCGCCGATGCAGACCGCCAGGGTCCTGGTCACCACGTCAATGACACGGAGGCGAACGAGGTCTGGATGGCGTCCTCCGCGATGTCGTAGTTGCGCGCGATGGCCGCCAGAGACTCAGCGGCCGTGTTGAGATCGGCCACGTAAGCCTTGCACCCGTCCACGATCCCGTCGATCTTGCGGTTGAACGAGATGGCCGCCGGACCGGAGATCGGGTCACCGCTGCAGTGACCGACGTGGAACCCGACGCCCGGGGTGCCCATGCCACCGGTGGCAGCCGGGCCCGTCGGGCGGTAGTCGCCCTGCTTGTCGTAACGGTCGATCGTCGTCTGGAGATCGACCACCTCCTGGAGGAGGACCCGGCGTACGTCGAGGACGTTCTCCGGGGTCACCTGGGTGATCAGGTGATCCACTGCCCCGCGTAGTTGCGGGTTCGCGATCTCCGGCACGCGGAGGATCCTACGATTCCGGGCCGCGGGCCGTGGTGGTTCCGGATGATTGCCGCAAACGGCGCCGGCGCGACGAATATGACGCCGTTCGGCCGGTTGTGGCGATCACGATCCCCGGGACCACCCGGTCCGGGCACCGGACGCGCACCCGGCCATGTCCTGCGCACTCCGGCGGCCGACGCGCGGTTCATGCGGTGCGCGCCGACGTCGCCGGTGCGCGCCGACGGGCGCGGTGCGCGCCGGACCGGACCGGCGCTGACCGGCCGGGTCCGGCGGGGTCGGTCAGGCCTGGCCGGAGGTGCGGGAGGCCAGGAGGCGGAAGGCGGGGGTGGGGAGCTCGGGGGCCAGATCGACCGCGCAGGTGCGGTCGAGGATCCGGAGCGTCTCGGGGCATGCGTCCGGACCGTGGTCGACGTCACGTGCGGCCCAGCCGTACGGGTCCATGCCCGGGTGCGCGGGGTTACGGGCGTGCAGCGAGCGCCAGTTCGTGTAGACGTGACGGCCGGTGTCGGCGAGGCGGTGCACCCCGCGGGCGGCGCCGAACGACACCGCGTCGGGGGTGTCGGCGAACGCGACGGCCAGGCCGGTCGCGGCCTCGGGGTCGTGGTGCGGGACAAGGTGCGAGCGTCCGGCCGCGAGCGTGCCGCGCAGCGCGTCGACCATGATCTCGCGGTGCCGGCGGCGGCGGGCGAGCTGGGCGTCGAGGCCCTTGAGCTGCGGACGGAGCACGGCGGCGGAGAGCTCGGGCATCCGCAGGTTGACCCCGACGATCAGTCCGGCGTCGTCACCGGTGAAGCCCGGACGCTCGTAGCTGCCCACGTCGTGGTACATCGAGGCCCGCTCGGCGAGCGTACGGTCGTTGGTCAGGACCGCGCCGCCCTCACCGCTCCGGATGTTCTTGTGCTGGTTGAAGCTGAAACACCCGGCGTGCCCGATCGAGCCCACCCGGCGGCCCCTGTACGTCACGCCGACGGCCTGGCAGGCGTCCTCGATCACGGTCAGCCCGTGCTCGCCGGCGACCTCCATGATCGCGTCCATGTCGCACACCAGGTTCAGCATGTGGACCGGGATGACCGCGCGGCTGTGCTCGGTGATCTTCCGCTTGAGGTCGATCGGGTCCAGGGTCAGCGTCTCGTCGACCTCGACCAGCACCGGCACGGCGCCGACGGCCAGTGGCGCGGCGGCCGTCGAGACCCAGGTGTAGGCGGGGACGAGGACCTCGTCGCCCGGCCCGATACCGGCTCCGACGAGGGCGGCGATCAGGGCGCTGGTGCCGCTGTTGACGGCGAGGGCGTGCTCGACGCCGATCACGCTGCGCAGTTCGTTCTCGAAGCTCGCGACCTCGGAGCGTCCCCCACCGGTGTACCGGCCCAGCTCACCGCGCCCGAGAACACGGACGGTCGCGGCCATGCCCCGCGCGGTCGTGGTCATCGCCGCGAGACCCATACTCGATCATCCTCCCGAGCCGGCCGGCGAGCCGGAACGAACTGCACATACCGCATGAACCAGACAAAGAAGACGTTAGCTACCGTTTCCTCAGCGCCCCGAACCGGCCACCCGGTCCGGGTCATCGCGAGGCGGAAGGACCAACCACCCGATGATCATAGACGCGCGACGTGCGTTGCCCGGCAGCAGCTTCGACGCCGAGGTCTGTGTGATCGGCAGCGGGCCGGCCGGGGCGACCGTGGCCGCCGAGCTGGCCGACCGAGGCCTGCGGGTGATCGTTCTGGAGGGTGGCGGCACCGGTCGGGACCGCACCGCCGACGACACCTACCGCGGTGTCGCCGGCGAGGGTGCCCACGACCCGGTCGAGGCGGTCCGGCAGAAGCGTCTCGGCGGGACGAGCGCGGTCTGGGGCGGTCGCTGCGCCCCGCTCGACGACGTCGACTTCTCCGAGCGCGAGTGGATCCCGGACGCTCGGTGGCCGATCGCGCACGACGAGCTGCGCCGCTACTACGGCCGCGCCCAGCGTCACCTCGACGCCGGTGAGTGCGAGTACTCCGCCGCCGCCTCCGGGTTCCCGGACCCGTCGCCGGAGGTCACCGAGACCGACGCCCTGCGCTGGGACGACCTGTGGCGCTGGAGCCCGCCGACGACGTTCGCCCCGCGGATGCGCACGCTCGCGCAGACCGGGCGGATCCGGCTGTTCACCCACGCCACCGTCACCCGCCTGGACCGCGACCCGGTCGGCGGTGCCGCCACCGAGGCCGTCGTCGTCCCACGCCGTGGCCAGGAGGTCCGGGTCCGGGCGCGCGAGTTCGTGCTGGCGGCCGGCGGTCTGGAGTCGACCCGGATCCTGCTCGCCTCCGACGGCTACGGCGGCAGCGGGCTCGGTGCCGGCATCGGCAACGCCCACGACCAGGTCGGGCGCCACTACATGACCCACCCCGTCGGCGAGGTCGGCCGGCTGCGGCTGACCCCCGCCGGGCAGGCGCTCGGGCTCGGCTACGCCGTCACCCCGGAGGGCGTCTACGCCCGCCGGATGCTCTCGCTGGCCCCGTCGGTGCAGGCCGAGCAGGGGCTGGGCAACCTCAAGGCGGCGGTCTGGTTCGCCGACCCGAAGGACCCGTCGCACCGTGACGCGCTGCTCTCGACGTTCGCGCTCACCTACTGGGGCATGGGGCGGGTCCGCGCCGGCTTCAAGGCGGCCGGCACGCACGCCCAGTATACGTCCACGACGGGGATCTCCCGGCACCTGCGCAACGTCGTCGGCGACCCCCGCCGGGTCGCCCGCTTCGCACGCGGCTGGGCCCGGCCCCGGCTGACCGGCGAGCGCCACCTGCCGTCGTTCATGCCGCTGGACTCGAGCCACTGCCGGCTGCGTTTCGACGCCGAGCAGACCCCGTCCGCGACCAACCGGGTCACCCTGGACCGGGAACGCGACGCCCTCGGACAGTGCCGCCTGCGGATCGACTACTCGGTCTCGGCGAGCGACCGGCAGAGCATCGCGACGTCGCTGACGCTGATCGGCAAGGAGCTCGAGCGGACGGGCCTGGCCACCGTCGACCTCTCCGACGTGGAGCGCGTCGGGGATCTTCCGATGACCGACGGGACCCACCAGATGGGCCTGCTGCGGATGGCGGACTCGCCGCGTGAGGGCGTCGTCGACGCCCGGTGCCGGGTGCACGGCACCCCGAACGTCCACGTCGCGAGCAGCGCGGTGTTCCCGTCGTCCGGCGCGGTCGGGCCGACGCTGGCCCTGGTCGCGATGGCCTGCCGCACCGCCGACGGGATCAGCTGAGCGTCGCCCCGGCCCTCAGCGGGCCACCACGGCCCGGGCGATCCGGGGGACCACCTCCTCCGCCGCCCACTGCAGGCTGATCGGTGACGGGAACGCGATCGCCTGCGCGGCGGTGGGATCGAGGTCGACCGACCGTCCCTCGCGCACGGCGGGGAGGGCGGTGTAGCCCTCGACGCCCTTGATCAACGCGATCGACGACGCCGGCCCGGTGACGAGCACGACGTCGGCGTCCGCGGAGCCGATCCGCTCGTAGGACAGCAGCGTGCGGCCCGGGATCGTCGAGTCGGGCAGACCGTTCAGCGCGGGGTTCAGGGTCAGCCCGAGCCCGGTCAGGAACCGTGCCGAGACGTCCGTCGTCGAGTTCACCGCATAGACCGCCTCGGCCTGCGGGGCGACCAGGAACGTGACCGACTTCCCCCGGATCTGCGGGTTGTCGGTGCCGGCCCGGGCGATCCGCGCCTCGGTGTCGGCGATCAGCCGATCGCCCTCGGTCTGCTTGCCCAGCGCCGTCGCGACCGAGCGGGTGGTGTCCTGCCACGAGTCGGAGTTGGGGGCGTCGCGGAAGTGCACGACCGGGGCGATCTGCGACAACGCCGCGTGGCTGCGTGTCAAGTTGTAGTCCTTGGCCGCGACGATCAGGTCCGGCCGGGCCGCGGCGACCTGCTCGATCGGATCGCCGCCGTCGGTGCCGAACAGCGTCGGCGCCGCGCCGTTCAGGCGCGGCTGCGCCCAGGGCTGGACGCCGGTGGGTGCGCCGATCCGCACCCGTTGCATCGCCACCGGGACGACGCCGAGGGCCAGTGCGATGTCGGCGCTGGTCCAGTCCATCGCCACCACGCGCTGCGGCGCCCGCGGCACGACGGCCGCACCCAGCTTGCCCGGCACCGTCACCGGGAAGGCGCCACCGCCCGAGGCCTCCGGGGCGGGTGCCTCCTGGCCGGACCCGCATGCGGTGACGGCGACGAGCAGGACGACGAACAGGCCGGTCACGGCCCGCAGACGGAACGGCACGGGTGCCCCCTTCGGCTCGGTCGAGCCGGTTCCCCCCGACTCAGCTTAGGCTGACCTTAGAGGGAGGGGCGCGATTCGTCAGGCCCCGACGTTGTCCGGGGTCCTGCGGCCGACGGCGCGGCCGACGAGGAAACCGATCAGGAGCCCGACCAGCGCGCCGACGACGAAGATCCCGGCCAGGACGCCGAAGATCGCCTTGCCGACCTTCTGCAGGAAGTTGGCCGCCTCGGCGTGCTGCGTCGCGTCGGCGAGCACCGCGTGCGAGGTGTGTGCGTCGGCGTACTGGGCGAGAACCGGGCCGTGTTCGGCGACGAGGGTCATCAACATGACCGCCACCCTCGCACAGCCCTCGGGGGCCTGCCGGTCGGCATTCGTGCAGGTCAGAGGTGCAACCCGGACGGGTGGTGCAGTCCGGGACGATCCGGACGACGATCGGCCGCGAGGTGTCAGCCGCGCAGCAGCGTGACCGGGATGCCGGCCTCGGTCGCCCGGTCCAGCGCCGCCCACAGCTCGCCGACCGGCAACGGCCGCGCACGGGTCCGGGTGATCACCGCGGTGGCCGGCGTCGGGACGAACGGGTAGGCGCCCGACAGCGCGCTGATCGTCGCCTGCACCCGTGCGGCCTCGTCGGCGAGGAGCTCGATGTCGCGGGAGGGGAGCACGAGCAGGAACTCCTCGCGCCCGACGCGCACCGCGCGGTCGGCCGGGCCGGTGCGATGACGCAGGATCCGCGCGATCGACTGCATGACCGCCAGCTCGGCGCGGAACCCGAAGCGGTGACGGGTGGCGGCCAGCTCGTGCACGCGCAGCAGCACCAGCCCGACCGGCAGGGTCCCGGTGGCCGACCGGTCGGTCCAACGCTCCAGGAACGCCCGCGTCGGCAGACCGCTGCGCGGGTCCCGCTCGGCGCCGGGAGCGACTTCGTCGAGCTTGTTCGCGGTGTGGTCGGCGCGGCGGCGCTCTTCGGAGAGACGGTTGAGCAGCAGCGTCGTCGCGGCGTCGTGCCGGGTGTCGCTCTCGGTCCCCGGGACGGAGACGACGCGGGCGAGCACCTCGTCGAGCCCGCCGTTCTGGTCGGTGGTCAGGCGCGGGCCCATCGTGGTGCGCAGGCGCATTAGCTCGCCGTAGGCGTCACCGCGCCGGAACGACCACCAGCCGGAGAACAGTCGCCCGCGCTCCAGCGAGCGTGCCGCGCCGTCGACCTGCTCGAGGTCCCGGGCGACGAGCGTCGCCCCGGATCGTGGCGTCAGCACGGTGACACTCCACTCCCGCGCCAGCGGCTCGTTCTCGGAGAGGACGACGTGCGAGACGCCCGGTGGGAGCCGTGGCGGCACGTCGCCGACGAGCCCGACCAGCGTCACGTCGGCCACCTCGGCGATCCGGGCGTAGAGATGGGCCTCCCGCTCGAAGTAGGACAACCGCTGGAACAGCGCGACGACGGCCATCGGGGCGTCCCGGGCCGTCGCGAGGGCGAACTCCTCGATCGCGTGCGAGGCCGCGATGAGCAGTGGTTTGGTCACCGTGCGTAGCGAGGTGCCGGACGGGGCGGACCGACGTGCCGGGTCGGAGTCACGCAGCATGTGAGCCTCCCCGGACGCTCGGCGCCCCCGATGATGATCACCTGGGTGGCGGTACTGATCTCCCTGTCGAATACAGAGTGTGCACGATCGGGATTCCGAACGCCCACTTACGGGTGATCAGCGGGTCCTCCGGTGCCCGCGCGGGACCGGCCGGGGTCCGGCGACGCCGCAGTGCGGGCCGTCCTCGACCGGAGAGGGCGCCCGGGGTGTCCGGGGCGCGCGCAGCAGCGTCGCCGAGAGCGCGGCGCCGCCGACGAGCAGGCCCGCCGCGACCGTCATCGCGGTCCGGAACCCGGCGCCGAACGCGACCGGGTCGGTGTAGTCGTCGCCGGAGATCCCGGCGAGCGCGGGGACCAGCGCGACCGCGAGCAGTCCCGCGGCGCGGGCGACGGCGTTGTTGACGCCCGAGGCGACGCCGGCGTGCCGGTCGTCCGCGGCGTCGAGCACGGCGGTGGTCAGCGGGGCCACCGCCCCGGACAGGCCGAGACCGAACACGATCACCGCAGGCAGCACGTCGAACAGGTAGGACGACCCGGCGCCGATCCGGGTCATCAGCCCGATGCCGGCGGCGGCCACCAGCAGCCCGACCGTCATCGGGATCCGTGGCCCGATCCGCGCGCCGAGGGCGCCCATCCGGGCCGAGAGCAGCAGCATCAGGGCCGTCACCGGCAGCAGGGCCGTCCCGGAGGCCAGCGGGCTGAACCCGGAGACGACCTGCAGCTGCAGCACCAGGAGCACGAACAGCAGCCCGAGGGCGGCGTACATCAGCAGGGTGATCACGTTCGCCGCGGTGAACCGGGGGTCCGCGAACAGGTCGCCGGGCACCAGCGGGGCGGGTGCCCGGCGCTCGACGAGCGCGAACGCCACCAGCGCGGCGACGCCGGCCAGCCCGGATGCGATCACCCCGATGCTCGCGCCGTCGGTCCCGGCCGCGGTCAGCGACCAGGTGAGTGCACCGAGCCCGCAGACGGCGAGGACGGTGCCGGGGACGTCGAGGTGCTTCTCCGCGGTCTCGTCGCGCGACTCCGGGACGTGGCGCAGCGCGACCACCACGACGACGGCGGCCAGCGGCAGGTTGATCAGGAACACCGCCCGCCAGTTCCACTCCACGAGCCAGCCGCCGACGAACGGCCCGAGCGCGCCGGCCACCCCGCCGAGCCCGGACCAGGCGCCGATCGCCGCGGCCCGGTCCCGCCCGTGGAACGACGCCGAGATCAGCGCCAGGCTCCCCGGGGTCAGCAGCGCGCCGCCGATGCCCTGCAGCGCCCGCGCCCCGACCAGCACCTCGATCGACGGCGCCAGCCCGCAGAGCAGCGACGCGACGGCGAACCACACCGCACCGGTCAGGAACACCCTCCGGCGGCCGAACCGGTCGCCCAGCGAGCCCCCGAGCAGGATCAGCCCGGCCAGCGTCAGCGTGTAGGCGTTGACCGTCCACTGCAGCCCGGCGAACGAGGCGCCGAAGTCGGTGCCGATCCGGGGTAGCGCGATGTTCACCACCGTCGAGTCCAGCAGTGCCATGCCGGACCCGAGCACGCACGCCGTCAGCACCCACCGCCCGGCCGCCGTGCCCAGGCGCAGGTCCGGGCCGCTCACGGGGCCGCCACGGGGGAGTTCGCATCGCGCATGGGCAGAGTCTCCACCCAGCCGGGCCGGGAGGCTCGCGTGCTCACCGCGGCTGGAACGGCCCTGGACGGAAAAGAACCCCGACCGGTCGGCCGGAGCCGGACCCTGATCGGGGTGAGGATGATGTGGTGTCCGAGGGGGGACTTGAACCCCCACGCCCGTTAAAGGGCACTAGCACCTCAAGCTAGCGCGTCTGCCATTCCGCCACTCGGACTCGCTCACGGCGCATCGTGCCGCCGTGGATCACAGCGTACCGGAGGCCCTCCGGAGGGTTGACAACCGGTGGCACCCCACGGGCCGGTGGTAGGAAGACGGGCATGACGGCCACGCACGACGACCCCAGCACCGCCGAGGCCGAGGTCGTCGACCTCTGCTCCGAACTGATCCGGATCGACACCACCAACACCGCCGATCCGGAGACCCTCGCCGGCGAGGCCGAGGCCGCCGACTACGTCGCGGGCAAGCTGCGCGAGGTCGGCTACGAGGTCGAGGTCCTGGAGTCCGGCGCGCCGAAGCGGATGAACGTGATCACCCGGCTGGAGGGCGCCGACCGCTCGCGCGGGGCGCTGCTGCTGCACGGGCACCTCGACGTCGTCCCGGCCGACCCGTCGGAGTGGTCGGTGCACCCGTTCTCCGGTGCGGTGCAGGACGGCTACGTGTGGGGCCGCGGCGCGATCGACATGAAGGACATGGACGCGATGATGCTGGCGGTCGCCCGCCGCTTCAAGCGCGAGGGCGTGGTCCCCCCGCGCGACATCGTGTTCGCCTTCGTCGCCGACGAGGAGGCCGGCGGGAAGTTCGGCGCACAGTGGCTCGTCGAGAACCGGCCCGACCTGTTCGAGGGGTGCACCGAGGCGGTCGGCGAGGTCGGCGGGTTCTCCCTGACCTACGGCGAGGACCAGCGGGTCTACCTGATCGAATCGGCGGAGAAGGGCATGGCCTGGATGCGGCTGCGGGCGCGCGGCAAGCCCGGGCACGGCTCGTTCCTGCACGACGAGAACGCCGTCACCCGCGTCGCCGAGGCCGTCGCGCGTCTGGGCAACCACACGTTCCCGCTGGTCGTGACGGACACCGTCGGCGCGTTCGTCGAGCGGATGCGGGAGCTGACCGGGCAGGACTTCCCGTCCGACGACCTGGAGGGTGCGCTGG is a window encoding:
- a CDS encoding M20/M25/M40 family metallo-hydrolase codes for the protein MTATHDDPSTAEAEVVDLCSELIRIDTTNTADPETLAGEAEAADYVAGKLREVGYEVEVLESGAPKRMNVITRLEGADRSRGALLLHGHLDVVPADPSEWSVHPFSGAVQDGYVWGRGAIDMKDMDAMMLAVARRFKREGVVPPRDIVFAFVADEEAGGKFGAQWLVENRPDLFEGCTEAVGEVGGFSLTYGEDQRVYLIESAEKGMAWMRLRARGKPGHGSFLHDENAVTRVAEAVARLGNHTFPLVVTDTVGAFVERMRELTGQDFPSDDLEGALAKLGPIARMVGATVRDTANPTMLSAGYKANVIPSTAEAVIDCRVLPGRREEFLREVDELLGPDVTREWVMDLPAVETPFEGALTEAMQAALRVEDPTAEIVPYMLSGGTDAKSFASLGMNCYGFAPLRLPPDLDFSSLFHGIDERVPVSSLTFGTRVLDRFLRTS
- a CDS encoding sensor domain-containing diguanylate cyclase, which produces MLRDSDPARRSAPSGTSLRTVTKPLLIAASHAIEEFALATARDAPMAVVALFQRLSYFEREAHLYARIAEVADVTLVGLVGDVPPRLPPGVSHVVLSENEPLAREWSVTVLTPRSGATLVARDLEQVDGAARSLERGRLFSGWWSFRRGDAYGELMRLRTTMGPRLTTDQNGGLDEVLARVVSVPGTESDTRHDAATTLLLNRLSEERRRADHTANKLDEVAPGAERDPRSGLPTRAFLERWTDRSATGTLPVGLVLLRVHELAATRHRFGFRAELAVMQSIARILRHRTGPADRAVRVGREEFLLVLPSRDIELLADEAARVQATISALSGAYPFVPTPATAVITRTRARPLPVGELWAALDRATEAGIPVTLLRG
- a CDS encoding FAD-dependent oxidoreductase — its product is MIIDARRALPGSSFDAEVCVIGSGPAGATVAAELADRGLRVIVLEGGGTGRDRTADDTYRGVAGEGAHDPVEAVRQKRLGGTSAVWGGRCAPLDDVDFSEREWIPDARWPIAHDELRRYYGRAQRHLDAGECEYSAAASGFPDPSPEVTETDALRWDDLWRWSPPTTFAPRMRTLAQTGRIRLFTHATVTRLDRDPVGGAATEAVVVPRRGQEVRVRAREFVLAAGGLESTRILLASDGYGGSGLGAGIGNAHDQVGRHYMTHPVGEVGRLRLTPAGQALGLGYAVTPEGVYARRMLSLAPSVQAEQGLGNLKAAVWFADPKDPSHRDALLSTFALTYWGMGRVRAGFKAAGTHAQYTSTTGISRHLRNVVGDPRRVARFARGWARPRLTGERHLPSFMPLDSSHCRLRFDAEQTPSATNRVTLDRERDALGQCRLRIDYSVSASDRQSIATSLTLIGKELERTGLATVDLSDVERVGDLPMTDGTHQMGLLRMADSPREGVVDARCRVHGTPNVHVASSAVFPSSGAVGPTLALVAMACRTADGIS
- a CDS encoding MFS transporter: MSGPDLRLGTAAGRWVLTACVLGSGMALLDSTVVNIALPRIGTDFGASFAGLQWTVNAYTLTLAGLILLGGSLGDRFGRRRVFLTGAVWFAVASLLCGLAPSIEVLVGARALQGIGGALLTPGSLALISASFHGRDRAAAIGAWSGLGGVAGALGPFVGGWLVEWNWRAVFLINLPLAAVVVVVALRHVPESRDETAEKHLDVPGTVLAVCGLGALTWSLTAAGTDGASIGVIASGLAGVAALVAFALVERRAPAPLVPGDLFADPRFTAANVITLLMYAALGLLFVLLVLQLQVVSGFSPLASGTALLPVTALMLLLSARMGALGARIGPRIPMTVGLLVAAAGIGLMTRIGAGSSYLFDVLPAVIVFGLGLSGAVAPLTTAVLDAADDRHAGVASGVNNAVARAAGLLAVALVPALAGISGDDYTDPVAFGAGFRTAMTVAAGLLVGGAALSATLLRAPRTPRAPSPVEDGPHCGVAGPRPVPRGHRRTR
- a CDS encoding iron-siderophore ABC transporter substrate-binding protein, coding for MPFRLRAVTGLFVVLLVAVTACGSGQEAPAPEASGGGAFPVTVPGKLGAAVVPRAPQRVVAMDWTSADIALALGVVPVAMQRVRIGAPTGVQPWAQPRLNGAAPTLFGTDGGDPIEQVAAARPDLIVAAKDYNLTRSHAALSQIAPVVHFRDAPNSDSWQDTTRSVATALGKQTEGDRLIADTEARIARAGTDNPQIRGKSVTFLVAPQAEAVYAVNSTTDVSARFLTGLGLTLNPALNGLPDSTIPGRTLLSYERIGSADADVVLVTGPASSIALIKGVEGYTALPAVREGRSVDLDPTAAQAIAFPSPISLQWAAEEVVPRIARAVVAR
- a CDS encoding DegT/DnrJ/EryC1/StrS family aminotransferase gives rise to the protein MTTTARGMAATVRVLGRGELGRYTGGGRSEVASFENELRSVIGVEHALAVNSGTSALIAALVGAGIGPGDEVLVPAYTWVSTAAAPLAVGAVPVLVEVDETLTLDPIDLKRKITEHSRAVIPVHMLNLVCDMDAIMEVAGEHGLTVIEDACQAVGVTYRGRRVGSIGHAGCFSFNQHKNIRSGEGGAVLTNDRTLAERASMYHDVGSYERPGFTGDDAGLIVGVNLRMPELSAAVLRPQLKGLDAQLARRRRHREIMVDALRGTLAAGRSHLVPHHDPEAATGLAVAFADTPDAVSFGAARGVHRLADTGRHVYTNWRSLHARNPAHPGMDPYGWAARDVDHGPDACPETLRILDRTCAVDLAPELPTPAFRLLASRTSGQA
- a CDS encoding DUF3558 family protein; its protein translation is MTRTLAVCIGAALLLSAGCGARSEAGADAAADPFPPRPRSFDIRSTDPCSTLTSSQVKELGIVATSRSDLVPDLPGCLHVASGGSYRVQLLVFTGARALLPGYPDQQGLDVFRDPVETDIDGFGAVEARLLRGKPADCAFTVDTGADSSMQFYYSTTGDDSDSAAGCDKAREFASMSLSTLSAG